Proteins encoded by one window of Candidatus Pelagibacter giovannonii:
- the secG gene encoding preprotein translocase subunit SecG: protein MENILLVVNLVLATILVLLILVQKSEGGALGIGVSQDNFMLSRSAGNFMGKATAVVATLFIICSLALTIISRGELTPSSSVLDIIEEKSSDTPSIPENNN, encoded by the coding sequence ATGGAAAATATTCTATTAGTAGTCAACTTAGTACTAGCAACAATACTTGTGCTTTTGATACTGGTTCAAAAATCTGAAGGTGGAGCACTTGGTATAGGTGTTTCCCAAGATAATTTTATGCTTTCCAGATCTGCTGGTAATTTTATGGGTAAGGCTACGGCAGTAGTTGCAACTTTATTTATAATTTGCAGCCTAGCCTTAACAATAATTTCTAGAGGTGAATTAACACCTTCATCTTCTGTACTGGATATCATTGAAGAAAAGTCTAGTGATACACCTTCAATTCCTGAAAATAATAATTAA
- a CDS encoding triose-phosphate isomerase, with the protein MTNKYMFFVANWKMYGNLSSLNTLDKVIKFSKSKEIKGGRLIYCPPNTLISSFSKKFNNCQIGIGGQNCHESKDYGAYTGHVNSRMLKNVGAHFVIIGHSENREQGESDKLINLKIKSALEAKLKVIFCIGETLSEKRKKKTRLILSKQIKIGLKNIKDKSKIFLAYEPVWAIGSGLIPKAQDLFETVEFIKSKFKDKLPKVLYGGSVNPQNITILRKINNIDGFLIGGASQNAKKFIDIVKKTYS; encoded by the coding sequence ATGACAAATAAATATATGTTTTTTGTAGCTAATTGGAAAATGTATGGGAATTTATCTTCCTTAAATACATTAGATAAAGTTATTAAATTTTCAAAATCAAAAGAAATAAAGGGAGGTAGATTAATTTACTGCCCTCCAAATACTTTAATAAGTTCTTTTTCAAAAAAATTTAATAATTGTCAAATTGGTATTGGTGGACAAAATTGTCATGAAAGTAAAGATTATGGTGCCTATACTGGCCATGTTAATTCGCGTATGTTAAAAAACGTTGGTGCACATTTTGTAATTATTGGTCATTCAGAAAATAGAGAGCAGGGTGAAAGTGACAAACTAATTAATCTAAAAATAAAAAGTGCTCTCGAAGCTAAATTAAAAGTTATTTTTTGTATTGGTGAAACTTTAAGTGAAAAAAGAAAAAAAAAGACGCGCTTAATTTTATCAAAGCAAATTAAAATTGGTTTAAAAAATATTAAAGATAAATCAAAAATCTTTTTAGCTTACGAGCCTGTTTGGGCTATAGGCAGTGGTCTTATACCGAAAGCTCAAGATCTTTTTGAAACAGTAGAATTTATCAAAAGTAAATTTAAAGATAAATTACCAAAAGTTTTATATGGAGGTTCTGTAAATCCCCAAAATATAACAATCCTAAGAAAAATTAATAATATTGATGGTTTTTTAATTGGTGGAGCATCTCAAAATGCAAAAAAATTTATTGATATAGTCAAAAAAACATATAGTTAA